GTGTTGGAGGCAGAAGGCACAGTCACGGTTTCCAGGACAGCATTACACCCTCATATCATCACCAAATTCCATTCTTCTAGGACATTTAATTTCTCTAAAACACTCTTTCAGCTTTTATTAGATCAGTCTGGTTGACAGGGCATCCAAAACTTCTCTTCCAAAACTGCTTTACTGTTTAGGTGCTGAACAACTGCAGAGACATATGTGTGTGTCttgtttcagagctgctctACCAACCTACTGGATTCTAGTATTAGCCATAAGTTTGCACCACAGGACACCATCTGGGCTGTACTCCTGTGTCTCTTCCCTTCTGTTCATGGGGAATTcagtccccagggctgctcctgtgCTGTTAGCCACCAGTCTGCAAAATCCTTGTGATGTGTTTTGATACAGTTAGGAGTTTGGTGCTCACCTGAGTTTACCCCAGTGAGctgtccagccctgcctgcatctCAGCCCCAGTGCATCATCTCTAGGGCAGCAGAAGGAGCCCTGTCCTATGCATGGTGGCCACCTCATTTTAGTGTTTTAGCTGCCCAACCTCAGGTCTTCTCAAAGAGACTGAGCACCCCAGttgaagcaaagaaagcagtgaaaaaatGGACACAGTGCATGGCCTTCTGGGAAGGACAGACCGAGAAGCTATCTGTCCATCCAGCTGTCCAGTGCCTGGAGAAACAGTGGCACCCTGTGGTGAGGCTGTTTCATCACAGCATGTCACCTGGGCCTTGTCAGACAGCACCACCTTACACAGGTCCTGGGTTGTCTTCTTTCAAAGCCATCATGGCCTCTAGTAGCCTACAGGTGGGAGTATCTCTGGGTGCTCCCTGTGCCTGCTTGACTCAAGTATTATCCAGCTCCCCATCATGTGTCACACAAAAGAAGATGAGACACTCCTATTTATATCGTGGTGCTCTTGCTTTGCTGTATTCGTACCAGGCTGAATCATCCAGTTGGGCTTCTGGAAGAGCCATTTCAGGTCTGATTGTCAGCTGCCTCTTTAGTCACTTTTGCTTTGGGTGTCTCCTGTTTCAGGGTTACTGTCCCACACTTGAGTGCAGCCAAGAGCAGAAATAGCCTGATACTAAATAGTGGTCAGAAACCCTTCAAAGAAGACAGGTCTCCAAAATCCAAACCACCTGCTGTGCAAAGGCCTGTGGCCTGGACTGGAAGTGGTTCACTTCCTTGTCAAACATTAGTCTGTTCCATCTTTTGTCTCTCTAGATTCCTCTTCTACTTTCTATGGTACAGGTGTTCTTTTTCAGTTGCTGTCCTAAATGGCATTTCTTGCTTCATCAAGCAACTGGGGAGATAGATGTGTCTCCTCCTCAGAACTGCTCCAGTTAGCTTCTCGTTACTGTTATTATGTATGGAGTCACACCAAAATTAACCCCAAATGTCAGAGCTCCCTTCCTATCTTCTGTAGTTTCAGTGTGATGCAGAATAAAGGTGGTTCAAGCAGGTGGCTCATGGGTCAGTGGCAAACACTGTCAAAACAGACTTGGTTTCAGTTGCAGAAGAGACAGACATGAGAACATGGACACAAGAATTCCCAGTAGGATCTCTCTTGTAACTCAGGTTCCTGGCAGGAAAGGACCCCTCAAGCACAGAGGGAAATGCCCAAATCATAAAACACTTCAGGTTGAAagagacatttaaaggtcatctagtccctgcagtgagcaggggcatcatCCACTAGACTAAGTTGTTCAGAGCCCGGTCCAACCCGACCTGAGATgtgatgggacatctaccatctctctggacaagctgtgtcagtgttccaccaccctcactgcaaaaaaaaaaaaaaaaaatcttccttacatctaatcaaaatctcccctcttttagtttaaacccatcaccctcgtcctgtcacaacaggtcctgctaaaaagactgtccccatctttcttgtatttCTTTCTTATCTGCTTGTTAAGTAGTGAAatgtcacaataaggtctccccagagtcttctccaggctgaacaacctggCTCTCTTGGCTTGTCTGCACGGTGGAGGTGTTCCACCCTCTAATAatttttgtgacctcctctggatccactcgacgaggtccatgtctttcccgtgctgaggactccagagctggacacagcactgcagtcagGGTCTCACCAAAGAGGGCAGAATCCCATCCCTGGGGCTCCTGCCCTGGCCTTCAGGGCTGCGAGTGCACATTGccggctcatgtccagcttttcacccaccagcgccccaagtccttctccgcAGACGAACGTTTGCCAGTTGATTGACAAAATTTGCCAAGTTGGCCACTACTGCCCACTGGGCGCCCGAACCCCCGCGGCCAAGCCAGGGGGTAACAATGTCCGTGtcctctgcctgcctcttcCATATTTGCATAGCGGGGCGTGGTCTGCCCCGAGCTCTCGTTCATTATTCATGAGGTTTCGCGCGCTTTTGCAGACCACGTGGGTCTGTTTTCGCGCGGAATCCAGACCGGCAGGAAGAGGCGGCGGTGATGGCGGTGAGCTGCCGGGCCGGACCGGGGCAACGGAGCGGGGCGGGTGCCAGCCCCGCGGGGTGCACATCCCGTGCCCTCCACACCCCGGCACGGGAGCCTTGGCACTGTGGTCGAGTGGGGCCCGGAGGGCATCTGGCGGGAAGGAGGGGGCGGCTGAGGGGAGTACGCTCTCCGGGGACACCCGGAATGCCGAGGGAGGTTTTTCCACGTGCGCTGCACCGGAAAAAACTCGGGCCGCGGGGGGATAGGATCCCTTCCCCTCCGCTCTTCTGCCTCGGGCTCGGAGGTTGTGTTTCCCCCGCTCTCCCGTTCGCTGCCGTTGCCGTTTGCAGGGAGGGCTGAACTCTTTCCCCGCATCGGAACAGAGGCTCATCGCAGCATGGCGGCCCCCTCTGACCGCCGCCCTCGCTGAGGAGGCTCCTGGAACCActgtctcccctcttcccccatgGCCCGGCGCCTGGGAGGAGGGTGCCCGGGCTCCCTCCGTCATCCTCCCTTTCCTGTCCTTGCAGGACTCCTCCGAGTCGCAGGTGGCGGTCACCAGCCCGGTGCGCAGCTCACGGCGGGGCGATGCCTTTACCTCCAGCCCGGGCCGGGACCTGCCTCCCTTCGAGGATGAGTCTGAAGGGCTTCTGGGGACCCAGGGGCTCCccgaagaggaggaagaaggggaagaactCATCGGAGAAGGGATGGAAAGGTAAGGAAACCGGCGGGAGCCAGCTTCTGTGGAGGGTTTTGTCTGGGGTTTTGTTACTTGGACACCAGTGCAGCCAGCAACATCAGTGACTTGGGTGCAGGGGAGCTCTCAGCCAGTCCTGCTGTGCTGTTAGCTGAGGTGAGGGgactgaagagctgctggacAGTGGAGAAATGTCAGGGCCTGGTGTCATCTGTGTCCTGGAACAACTAAGCAAGTTGCTTGCTGCGAGCAAAGTGGCATCATGATCCAGTGTGGGTTAAACCAAGATCTCCCTGGATGTTTGATGTGCATCCAGCCCATCTCCTTACTCTTCCATGCGTGAATTTTAGCGTTTTCTTACTCATCCAGGCCTGCCTACTACTGGTGAACTTTACAGTACAAAAGCTTGAATGCTGACATTCATAAccatggtgctggagccctTTGTATTTGGGGCATCTTGCCTTATGAAGAGCCTTCTTGCTCAACACATCCAGCCTTGAGGCAGAACAACTGTCCTGACACGTACCCAGCAGTAGCCAGAGAAAGGCTGGACAAACACTCTCTGGAGCCTGGCCTCATTtgatgctctgtgtgtgtgctagGGACTACCGCCCCATCCCTGAGCTGGATGTCTATGAAGCAGAGGGCCTGGCCTTGGATGATGAAGATGTGGAGGAGCTCACGGCCAGCCAGCGGGAGGCTGCAGAGCGAGTGATGAGGCAGCGAGACcgtgagctggagcagggcatggGCCGCATGAGAAGGGGGCTGCTCTACGGTAGGTGCAGATGGGCTATAAACCAAGTGGGCTGCTGATCCCCATGTCATTGATTGTAACTTCCCTCTTTTGGGGAAGACAGACTGTCACcctcagagaagcacagaggtCCCTTGGGCTGCAGCCTGTTTGGGTTCATAGTGAAATCTCTGTGGGTGGGTTCCCCAGTGCAGGATCTCTTTGATTTGGGCTTCCTAGGAGCTCATTTGATGTGTTTTTCTGGTCACGTGTTCACTGCTGAAACAAAGTCAAGATCCTGGGTTTGTATCAAGGGTTTGGTATTTACTGAGTGTATGCTCTGGAGTTTGCTGGTGTCCTTATGGAGACTTTACTGGGCCAGGTTGGAGGGCCCTTGATGCACTTGGAAGCCCATTCCTTGGTGTATTAATGGATGTAACTGGATATCATTGCATATAATTCTTGTTAAATTTCCTCTGTAAAGTCTTCAGCTACATTGTGGAAGATGTAGAAGCCAAGCTAGAAGTGGATTTAGGCTGGGCTTGGGATAGTTGTTAAGTTGTATCCCAGGCTCTGAACTCTTTGCTTCCACAGCCCGTGCAATCTAGCAATGCCTAAGCCaaagagtgagagagagaaTCCCAATTCTTGAATATCTTTAACAACTTTTCCTCCCGACCCTTAGATAgtgatgatgaagatgaagaCCGCCCTTCACGGAAGAGGCGGCTTGCAGAACGGGCTGCTGATGGCATcgaagaggaagatgaagacaTGATAGAGAGCATTGAGAATCTGGAAGATATGAAAGGGCATTCGGTGAGGGAGTGGGTTTCCATGGCAGCTCCCCGGCTAGAGATCTACCACCGTTTCAAGAACTTCTTGAAGACCCATGTGGATGACCGTGGGCACAACGTCTTCAAGGAAAGGATCAGCGACATGTGCAAAGGTAGAGCTGGGTGATTAGAGGTTCTCTCCTCTTTATGCAGGTCATGGTGCTTTGCAGTGATTCAGTCCAtaggtggatttttttctgcctgcctTGTTTGTCCCAGACATTGAATCAGCGCTTTAAGAAACTCGGATGCTGACAGAGATAAATGAATAATGGAAACATGTCTACTCTCTTCTTTGATTCTGGCTGACTAATTAGAAGGCCTCTGGCGTTTGCTACTCATTAATATTCATATCATAGAAGTGCTAGCAAAAGAGTATGTGGGGCAGCAGACAGTGGTCTGCAAGCTTGTGATCTGAAAGAGACAACAATTGCTTGCTGTCTGTGCCAGTTACTTTCTCACACTGGAAACTGGATTATCCAGTGAGGGGACCCAAACAGACCCTGTGACTTTGAAAACCATGTCAGTCAGCATTGGAGCCATGTTTTCTGACCAGGCACTGCCAGAAGAAGCAATCATTAAAGCTGGCCTTgataaattttaaaagcagaaattgtGACATCTATGAACATCTCATGCAACTGCAATTGTTTGTATTTCGTCTTTGTGTTGAGGCAGAAGCTCCAGAAGCTTTTGAATCAGGGTCAGTGTTATGCAGCTTATATAGGAAATAAAAGGCATTTATCTTCTCCCTTTCCAGGAACTTCAGCTGCAGAAGGTTTTTGCTATCCTTTCAGCATAGTTGTCACTActattaatttctgtttcctggAAGTCTATAGGAAAGTTGTGTGTTGAACTGAGGCTTCTGAATCTCAGAACACTGAGCCTGGGAAGTATCTGTGCTGAACTGAAGAGGAGCAATTACAAGTTTGATACTGATGAAGAATTTGTCAGTGAAATAAATTTTAAGACTTTTCTGCCCATTTTCAAGTTGTTGACTCCTTAACATTTTTCAGGAGAGGTATAAGTGTCTGcaaactgctgcctgcaggataCAGGCTTGTCTACTCTGCCTATCTTCTGCATACTCCTTGAGGAGTGAGCAGGTTGAAAATACAATTCACCTTATCTTTTTCTtaagagaacagagaaagtCTGGTAGTGAATTATGAGGATCTGGCAGCCCAGGAACACGTCCTTGCCTACTTTCTACCTGAGGCCCCAGCAGAAATGCTGAAGATCTTTGACGAAGCAGCCAAGGAAGTGGTGCTGGCCATGTACCCCAAATACGATCGTATTGCCCAGGAGATCCATGTCcgcatctcccacctccctcTGGTGGAAGACTTGCGGTCGCTCAGGTAAGCAGCAGAattgcctgcagcaggctttgGGATGCTCAGGAGAATTGGTCTGCAAGCTGAAGCTCTCGATAAGTCCAACAGGATGTGTGAGTTTGTTACAGAAAGAAAGTCAGATTAAGGATGAACTTACAGTGTTCccaaaaataaagcacaaaccCTTCAAGAAAACTATTGATAACTGTTTTTTTGTAGGCTTGTGGAAGTTGTGCCTTGTAGTAAGAATATTTCTGTAGGGTGATCTGCCTTGTGTGTCCTGCAGGCATCCAgcatctctctgtctttcctcagGCAACTGCACTTGAATCAGTTGATCCGGACTAGCGGAGTAGTGACAAGCTGCACAGGGGTCCTGCCTCAGCTCAGCATGGTCAAATACAACTGCAGCAAATGTAGCTTTGTCCTGGgacccttcttccagtcccagAACCAGGAGGTGAAACCCGGTTCCTGTCCAGAATGTCAGTCTCTTGGCCCCTTTGAAATCAACATGGAACAGGTAAGAGATGTGCTTGCCTGGATGGGGCTATCTGCTTATCCTGCCTAGGCTCCTGTGCTGCCTATTCTCCCCAGGCTGGCCTTGGAAAGGGCCTGGTGTCAGCAGGAAGGTCTAGTGTCATACCCATGGGGCTGTGAAGATAGGTTTTCTCTGTTTGAGCTCTTGACCTGAACTGGCCCAGTTTAACAGCCAAAAGTCATTTATTTTGTCATTGTGAGTGTTTGGGCTGAATCTTGTCACAATCATCTGTGGTACACAGTTACTCACTTATATTGTAGAAATGCAGAAACAGTATTTCAGTATTTCCTGATCTGCCAGCTAAAGAAACTAGAAGACAATAACAAAAGCCTTGATGTGGAGCTTCTCACTTTTGTTCTTTGCTTTAACTATCACAAGTGGAGCATCCTCATCCCAGAAACTGCTCCAGTATTTGGGTGGACAAACACTGTGGAGGCTGAAACACAGTGATGAGATGTGGCAAAGTGTTTTACTGCCCCTGTTGTTGTCTATCACACCCTGGAATggctcctcacagccttcaTCCTCCCATAGTTTTCTAACCAAAATACAGCAAATCTCTGAGTGGTCATTCTGTAGTGAGATGCCTTTGAAAGGCATAGGCTGTACTGTTGCCTTGCTGGGtaacttctctttttctgctgcagacagTCTATCAGAACTACCAGCGCATCAAAATCCAGGAGAGCCCTGGGAAGGtagctgctggcaggctgcccCGCTCCAAGGATGCCATTCTCCTTGCAGATCTGGTTGACAGCTGCAAGCCAGGAGATGAGATTGTGAGTACATTGTCAATATCAAGAGCATTTTGAAACCCTGGAAATGACATCACAGGAACGTGTGTGGGGAGGCGTTGTCCTCAGATGCATGTGGGCAGCTACTTCTCAGACTGGTGTCTTAAAATGGAGAAGAGGCCGTTTTGCACTGTGCAGGCACTGACATACCATCTCCTGCTTCCTAGGAGCTAACAGGGATCTACCACAACAACTATGACGGCTCCTTGAACACTGCCAATGGGTTCCCAGTGTTCGCCACTGTGATCCTAGCCAACCACATCgccaagaaggacaacaagCTGGCCGTTGGAGAACTGACTGATGAAGATGTGAAAGTCATTATGGGTCTGTCCAAGGATGAGCAAATTGCTGAGAAGGTGAGCCAGCCTCAgactttccttctgttcctgctgatAGCCTGCTAATCACTTGGCAGCTGGATCCCAAAGTGTTGAAAGGTGTCAGGTGTCTAAATAGTTGTTAAAGAAACTTTTAGCAATCTCAGTCCCCTCTGAATGGTCTTCTGTAGCTCTCTGACAGCTGTTGATGAGAGTGAGTTATAGGAGGGAAGTAAATAAGAAGATATCCTTGTATTTTTGGGGgtaatattttctgtttctccccTTACTTTTCTGAGTCTTCCACATCACAACAGGGCTGGAGGACAGGAGAGAGACACTCAGATACTGCTTATATCTGATCATTGGCTTTTCTCCCTATGTCTTGAAGGGGAAGCGTTCGGAGGGGCCAGTGCTTCCATCTCCAATCCTCTTAAGGGGATGTTATTACTTAGCTTAAGCTATGGTAGAGATCTTAGCATTGCTTCTCTTTGCATGCTAAGTCTGAATCCAGTACTTGAAAGAACAAAGCTCTTGGATTAGTGCATGTTCAACCTCATTTGGGTTTAAGCTCTGTGTAATAAAGGGACTTTCTTATCTTGCTTTGGCCCTACTCTTTTTATTTTGACTGCTGTTCCCAGTTGGTGGAGCTGCTTCAATTGAGCCAGGACTGTTTGAACATTCGTAGTCTCCAGTATTGACAGAAtagccttgagaaaagaagcCAGTTGTTGTTAGTATTTGACCATGATAACAATTCATCTGTGGCATGGCCTATCCAACCACTACCATGTGCAGTGAGTTAAGTCTCAGATCAAGGTCTCCAGCTTTGCAGTAGCTGATAACAGCCTCTGTGATGTGGTTTGTGCACAACAGGAGTGtagaggcagtggcagcagcttccAGTGCCAGACTACACAATCTGCCATGCCCCAACAGCACCATTTTTTGTAAAGAACTTTTAGGGACTCTGGGTAGGTAGCTACCTTGGAAAAATCCCCCTCACTGTGGATAATAAAAAGCTCTCCAAAGACAGCAGTATGTTAAAGCAACCATAGATAAAGCCTCTTGCTGATTTTCATGCCGAATGCTGCCCAGACTGGCAAGTGGTATTCCCTGGACAACTCctcctgtttttctttcagatttttgCCAGCATTGCCCCATCTATTTATGGGCATGAAGATATCAAGAGAGGCTTGGCTTTAGCTCTCTTCGGTGGAGAGCCCAAAAACCCAGGTGGGTGTCACTTGTGTCATTTGGAGCTGCTTCACTCAGTTGAAAGGAAATCGTTCTGGGTTTGTCTGCAGTATTGCAGTGAAAGTGGTTAGAGTTGTCTGTGTGTCTTGGTGACAGACAAGGTAACTGAGGGGTATCTGTGATGGAAGGAGCTGCTTTTATCATGCTAAACGTTGTGGTGTGACAGTAGAAGCTCTAGACTGAAAACAGTTCCTGCTGCAAACCTG
This genomic stretch from Indicator indicator isolate 239-I01 chromosome 15, UM_Iind_1.1, whole genome shotgun sequence harbors:
- the MCM2 gene encoding DNA replication licensing factor MCM2, giving the protein MADSSESQVAVTSPVRSSRRGDAFTSSPGRDLPPFEDESEGLLGTQGLPEEEEEGEELIGEGMERDYRPIPELDVYEAEGLALDDEDVEELTASQREAAERVMRQRDRELEQGMGRMRRGLLYDSDDEDEDRPSRKRRLAERAADGIEEEDEDMIESIENLEDMKGHSVREWVSMAAPRLEIYHRFKNFLKTHVDDRGHNVFKERISDMCKENRESLVVNYEDLAAQEHVLAYFLPEAPAEMLKIFDEAAKEVVLAMYPKYDRIAQEIHVRISHLPLVEDLRSLRQLHLNQLIRTSGVVTSCTGVLPQLSMVKYNCSKCSFVLGPFFQSQNQEVKPGSCPECQSLGPFEINMEQTVYQNYQRIKIQESPGKVAAGRLPRSKDAILLADLVDSCKPGDEIELTGIYHNNYDGSLNTANGFPVFATVILANHIAKKDNKLAVGELTDEDVKVIMGLSKDEQIAEKIFASIAPSIYGHEDIKRGLALALFGGEPKNPGGKHKVRGDINVLLCGDPGTAKSQFLKYVEKASSRAIFTTGQGASAVGLTAYVQRHPVSKEWTLEAGALVLADRGVCLIDEFDKMNDQDRTSIHEAMEQQSISISKAGIVTSLQARCTVIAAANPIGGRYDPSLTFSENVDLTEPIISRFDILCVVRDTVDPVQDEMLARFVVGSHIKHHPGSKEAVNGDTSEVILPNTYGVEPIPQEILRKYITYAKEKVHPKLNQMDQDKVARMYSDLRKESMATGSIPITVRHIESMIRMAEAHARMHLRDYVVEDDVNMAIRVMLESFIDTQKFSVMRSMRKTFSRYLSFKRDNNELLLFILKQLVAEQVMYQRNRYGAQQDTIEVPEKDLVDKARQINIHNLSAFFDSEVFKMNRFSRDVRRKLIVQQF